The genomic window NNNNNNNNNNNNNNNNNNNNNNNNNNNNNNNNNNNNNNNNNNNNNNNNNNNNNNNNNNNNNNNNNNNNNNNNNNNNNNNNNNNNNNNNNNNNNNNNNNNNNNNNNNNNNNNNNNNNNNNNNNNNNNNNNNNNNNNNNNNNNNNNNNNNNNNNNNNNNNNNNNNNNNNNNNNNNNNNNNNNNNNNNNNNNNNNNNNNNNNNNNNNNNNNNNNNNNNNNNNNNNNNNNNNNNNNNNNNNNNNNNNNNNNNNNNNNNNNNNNNNNNNNNNNNNNNNNNNNNNNNNNNNNNNNNNNNNNNNNNNNNNNNNNNNNNNNNNNNNNNNNNNNNNNNNNNNNNNNNNNNNNNNNNNNNNNNNNNNNNNNNNNNNNNNNNNNNNNNNNNNNNNNNNNNNNNNNNNNNNNNNNNNNNNNNNNNNNNNNNNNNNNNNNNNNNNNNNNNNNNNNNNNNNNNNNNNNNNNNNNNNNNNNNNNNNNNNNNNNNNNNNNNNNNNNNNNNNNNNNNNNNNNNNNNNNNNNNNNNNNNNNNNNNNNNNNNNNNNNNNNNNNNNNNNNNNNNNNNNNNNNNNNNNNNNNNNNNNNNNNNNNNNNNNNNNNNNNNNNNNNNNNNNNNNNNNNNNNNNNNNNNNNNNNNNNNNNNNNNNNNNNNNNNNNNNNNNNNNNNNNNNNNNNNNNNNNNNNNNNNNNNNNNNNNNNNNNNNNNNNNNNNNNNNNNNNNNNNNNNNNNNNNNNNNNNNNNNNNNNNNNNNNNNNNNNNNNNNNNNNNNNNNNNNNNNNNNNNNNNNNNNNNNNNNNNNNNNNNNNNNNNNNNNNNNNNNNNNNNNNNNNNNNNNNNNNNNNNNNNNNNNNNNNNCGAGATGGGATTAAATTTTACAATTAGGTTCAATTTAATTGTGAATAAGTTGGTTTTAATTTTTATAGATCCAGGTTAAACTAAGTTTGATTCGATTGCACTcaatttatctttatctttatataCAAGTAGCTAGAAATTGTTGTAAGtagtaatttattaattagttgagTAAAGATATATATGAAAGATTCAATTGATCTCTTAGGTAACGTTTGGTAGAAAAATAGAGGCTGAAATATTGAGATTGAAAGACAGAGATTAAaagatagagattgaaataaattttagtattttgtttGATGCAAAGtgaacaagaataaaattctaatttaatttacacaaaggataaaattagaattaattaattgaaatgaaggtattttaggtataaaatattattaaagtttcagtctccgtctctaaaaattttagtttccTATGTTACTACTTTTTTGAGGTATtctgaaattttggagacaaaAACAGAAATTTTAATACCAATCTCTGAACCAATAAATATGATACTGTGTCTCAATCTCCCAATCTTTATCTCAATACCTCAAAATAAACACTACCTTAAAGAAcaaaattgaataatttttttggtgactcGAACAAAATTGAATAATTTAAACCTATAAAATTGTCCTTTAAGATTTTTTAGAAAACAAATTGAGTTTGATAAAGTTAGTATCATTTGAGTTAATTAATTGATAGACTATCGTAACAAAAATGATTAACTATGCACATTaacattttattattaattaattagataATCAATTTGTTTGATTTATAGTTataaaattcattgatgaatCTAGCTTAAACccggaaaaaaaaaatgaagcctTATCTGTTGAAGTTGAGTTTGATATTGAAGGGTGAAAGAAGATAATGGGTGACGTAAGCATGGAATATACCAGGTGGGTTCTGAAAATGGAACAGAAACACGCGTGCCCTATGCCGCGTATGAGTGGGTATTTGGGAACCTGGCCTTTCAGATCCTCTAATGGCCATCACCCTTATTCACTTCACCCAATCCATCAACCACTTtgccctttctttctttcatgcTTAGCTTCTAAACTATCACCCTTACCCACTCACAAGCCCCTAATCGTAAATGACTTATATTCATTGGCTGCACcaaaatgaaattaaagcaaCAAAATGTCCCGTTTTCACGGTCTAAGTTCTTTTAGTGACTTATATTTATACGGTTCGGTAAGATTAATTTGTGTACTAATCTAAAACCCTTACCTGTCCTTCCCGGACTCCATGTGATATATATGGTCAATTATTCAAATCATTTCATCCGTGAATAGCGACATAATGTGATCATGTATAAAGTTTTCTTAATTTCTATTTTTCGGAAACTATATATTATTATAAAGTTTCTATTCGTCAAATATATCCTAATAACAAtgattttgttattttaattagggagcttttatgatgatttcagttATGCTGTCTAGCCTACTTATGTACCAGACTAGTGGCAACATATGGACCTTTAATATTTGAACTTCCAATCAGACCATATGTATGTGGGTATTGAAAATCTACACTACTATAGAAGTCTATAACTCTACCCATTGGGTATTTTTTACGCTCCTACCTGATCCTATAAGAAGATTTTCACATATgtcattatattttattaacaTACTagtattctttaatttttttattgtggATATAATGAATAAAACAGTTAGTGGTGGAGATTATAAAGGCATCTTTTGATGTGTTTATGCGAAGATGTTAAACACCGTGATATGAGTATCAACCAATTCGTTAACTGAGtggatttttttaaaatgtggctTGATGTTCTTGTTGTACAAATGATAGTGCACATTTAAAGCAGTTTATATTGTGGTGTTGTGAAAAACTAAGTTAGTGTTGGACTTGGACCAGCTAAATATAATGTTAGAGACAAAAGTTAATTGGGCTTTGGATTATTGGTTAATGAATTcttttacttaaataaaaataaaaatataattatacaaTTTTTAGAAATTGAATTTAATTACATCTGTGTCTAATTTTTGTTATATAAATTGTGGTATTGAATTTTAGTATTTattattaagaaaatatttaaataacAATAGTATGaacaataattttaaattattaatattatttattgttaagagaatatttactaaagacataaaaaataaaataaactagtaTAGACAATGCATATTAAGATAAAATGAGTATTGTGAagtgaacaaaaaaattattcaaataaaagaATGTTCATTTAcataaatttatttttgtatcCATGTGTTTTATATTTGACTTAAATTCATGTAAGTTATAAACTTATATACTAATATTAATTTTGATATGTAAAAAAAGTAtgtcaaattatttttaattatattacataaatataaaactattaattttaaaaagtatttATGATTTATACATAAGAATATATCGACCACCGACTANNNNNNNNNNNNNNNNNNNNNNNNNNNNNNNNNNNNNNNNNNNNNNNNNNNNNNNNNNNNNNNNNNNNNNNNNNNNNNNNNNNNNNNNNNNNNNNNNNNNNNNNNNNNNNNNNNNNNNNNNNNNNNNNNNNNNNNNNNNNNNNNNNNNNNNNNNNNNNNNNNNNNNNNNNNNNNNNNNNNNNNNNNNNNNNNNNNNNNNNNNNNNNNNNNNNNNNNNNNNNNNNNNNNNNNNNNNNNNNNNNNNNNNNNNNNNNNNNNNNNNNNNNNNNNNNNNNNNNNNNNNNNNNNNNNNNNNNNNNNNNNNNNNNNNNNNNNNNNNNNNNNNNNNNNNNNNNNNNNNNNNNNNNNNNNNNNNNNNNNNNNNNNNNNNNNNNNNNNNNNNNNNNNNNNNNNNNNNNNNNNNNNNNNNNNNNNNNNNNNNNNNNNNNNNNNNNNNNNNNNNNNNNNNNNNNNNNNNNNNNNNNNNNNNNNNNNNNNNNNNNNNNNNNNNNNNNNNNNNNNNNNNNNNNNNNNNNNNNNNNNNNNNNNNNNNNNNNNNNNNNNNNNNNNNNNNNNNNNNNNNNNNNNNNNNNNNNNNNNNNNNgatttaaaaaataaaaagaagagaaaaacccaaatcagcccctgacaattacctcgaaagacaacgaggcccctgacaaaaaaaaaaatctaacccggctcctgacaaaaaaaaaaaacccaacccGGCCcttgacaattacttcgaaaggacaacAAGACCCCtgtgacaaaaaaaaatcaatgttattttttttggcacaggggctaatCTGTCCCAAAAAAATTTATCAGGGAccggattgggtgtttttttttcttgggggcctcgttgtcctttcgagataattgtcaggggtcggatggggtattcactcaaaaataaatataattaacaataacaaatttaatGTAATGATTATTCTAATAAAGATTATTCAATTTTATAATATTACAACAAtatcatttatttcttttaattaataaatcCTTTACAGCCTTTTTATTTTGGTCAAgtccatttattttatttgtgcCCAATAACTTCAGCCACAtcaaattacaaatttttatcCAATTTTCATTACTTGTCCATTATGTTTTCAGGCCTGTATTTCAATAGGTCATTATCTCCCACCTGGTCAAGTCCTTTTCGTATTTTTTGTgacatgtttttaatttttggaaCTTTTCGGACTTGGGTTGAATCAACAAAGCGTAGGCAAGCTAAGAGTCTGTTAGAAAAGGGGCCATAAAAATTAAAACCATCCATCACTCTTTGTTCTTGATTTCATGCTCTTGTGTTTTCTTTTGGGTCAAATTACACACAGCTCTTGGGTTGAATCACAATCTGGGTCTAACAATTATGGTTTactcctattttttttttgtcataattACTCCTACTTGTATTTTCTCATTCTTATTTGGGCCCATACTGGCGAGCAACTATAGGGCACTTGCCCTGGTTCAATACCAAAAACAATTTctatattttaaattctaaattttaataataaaatctaaattctcaaataataataatgttaacTAATTGAAAACTAATTCTTATACTTATTCATGTCTTTTTCACAAACATCTTATCAACATTTACATCATAATCAGTAGTTGCCACCGTTGTCAATGCATCAATCTAGCCTCCAGCTTCATATATGATGCTGTTCCAGTGGTGGACCAAGACTTAACACCAAACACGATTATCttgggaaaaaagaaaaaaaaagacaaatgaATAGTATCATCAATAGCACCCGAATTCACCCGTTTTAAAATGCATcacttaaaaatatctttttaaaaaacatgttttattCTCCTCTGATGTAGGACATTTTGTGCAGCCGTCAGCCAACGTGCATAGCACCGGTTGTTAAAAGAGGGAAAATTTTGCAGCTGAGACTTGATACGGATGTAGGATTTGTATGTTTCTCATCAAGCTGCACTCAGGATCGATTTTCAGCAATAATTGGATATAGTGTGTGTGAAAATGTGTATAtccaaaaaaaggaaaaaattttaaatgttcTAAATGTATcgatattttagtaaatttaaccATTTATTTCAATTAATATTATAGAAAATTATGATATGAGCAAACAAGAATCAAGAATAGCGGAATAAAGAACAAGATTTGGGGAGAAGAGAGATGAATTTTTCATTTCACAAAactgaaaaaaaggaaaaaatttgaaaacagTAAAATTAGTCTTTAGAGCTTATATACTTGTTGCATAATCTCAGCCACACACTTAATTAACAACTCCTAACAAACTATTCTACTTCTGGAAGTTTTAGCTAATACTTGTCCTAACTAGTCAAAATAGAATTAAGCTAAAATTTTAGAAGCTAGTTAACTATCTAATTACCTTTCAAATATTTGAGAACTCTGAACGCAACTTGTAAATGAACAGTGATGGCACAATTCAAAAATTGACTCAGTCGATCTATTGCATATGAGAGATCTGATATGGTGTTGGTAAGGTAGAGTAGACAACTAATTAGTTGTCTATACATAGTGCAATCAGGAAGTGCAATGCTAGATTCTTTAGTCAGTTTTTGAGTGTAGTCAATAGGTGTTAGACTGGTTTGCAATCGAAATAGCCAAAGTCCTTCAACAATCACATGGCATACTTCCTTTGGTAAATGTGAATTCCAACCTTTGACTTTGCAACCTCTATGTCTAAAAAGTACTTTAGATCCTCaagattctttatttttattttctcatgaaAAACTGATTTTAATAGAATCAATTTCATCCAAGTAATCTCCCGTGAGTACAAGATCATCGACATATACCAAGATTGCAGTGAATCCCTTTTGTCTTCTTTTGATGAAAAGAGAGTGATCATCCACACATTGAACATATCCGGCATCAAACAATGTCTGTGACAATTTGATATTCCATTGTCGGCTGGCTTGCTTCAAGTCGTAGAGTGAATTTTGTAACTTGCACACCAGTCCTGGTCTTGCTACTTCCAAACCTGGTGGTATCTTCATATATATCTCTTTGTCAATGTCACCATGAAGGAAGGCTGTATTTACATCTAACTGCTTCAAATGCCAATTTTTTGCTGCTACTATAGCCAACATTTACCTCAGTGTGGTGATCTTCATAACTTGACTGAATGTGTCACCATAATCCACACCTTGTACCCGTGTGAATTTTTTGACAACTAAACGAGCCTTGTGCCTTTCAATCAAACCATTTGGGTTAAATTTCACACGAAACACCCATTTGCAACCCACAATCTTTTTACCAGTTGGTAGTTCAATTAAACACCAAGTCTGATTCTGATTTAGAGCTTGTAATTCTGCTTGAATAGTCTCTCTCCAGCAAGTCTGAGTAGCTGCCTCCTCATAAGTGCTAGGTTCTGGGTTTTGTAAAATGGCCAAGGATAAGTACTTATAGTTTAAATTCATTTCGTCATATGATAATTATTGTGAGAAAGGATATTTAACTATGTTGTTACTAGTGCAGATGTCCTTGCTGTCATGCAGTGATAATCTTGCAAGTAGGAAAGAGATATtttttctcttgttgattttctGGCAACATGATCATGCTGAAAATGTGAATGCATTTGATGTGATACTATGTGTGCTAGTGATGGGGGTGATAAAATATGCTGATTGgactcaggttcaatgttctcaGCCGTTAAATTTTGGTGAGGATTGTTAGAATTTGTGTCATGCTCCGAATTCTGATTTGAATTTGGGGACATGTTGAAATTGTTGTTTGTATTTGAAAAACTATTTTCTGAATCCGCAATTGAAGGATTTTTAGTATGTGATAGTGATCACAGGTTTGTGAGTTAAAATTGAAAGTGTCATAGAGATTTGATGAATGAGTGTTTAAATGCAATTGATTTTCACTGTGTTGTGCAAATTTTGAAAATGGAAATTCTTCTTCATAGAACATAACATGTCTagacataaaaaattattttgtattgatATCAATCATTCTAAAACCTTTGGTGCCAGTTTTAAAACCC from Arachis ipaensis cultivar K30076 chromosome B09, Araip1.1, whole genome shotgun sequence includes these protein-coding regions:
- the LOC107616481 gene encoding uncharacterized protein LOC107616481: MNLNYKYLSLAILQNPEPSTYEEAATQTCWRETIQAELQALNQNQTWCLIELPTGKKIVGCKWVFRVKFNPNGLIERHKARLVVKKFTRVQGVDYGDTFSQVMKITTLR